Within Conexibacter woesei DSM 14684, the genomic segment ACTTCACGTGCGTCGGCGCGACGACCGACGATCTGCGCGGCGACGTCGCGCGGATGCGCGACGCCGGGATCGAGAACGTGCTGGCCCTGCGCGGCGACCCGCCGCAGGGCGAGACGACGTTCGTCGCGACCGAGGGCGGGCTCTCGTATTCGAGCGAGCTGACCGCGCTCGTCGGCGAGACGTATCCCGAGGCATGCCTCGTCGGCGCCTGCTATCCGGAGGTGCACTCCGAGGCGGCCGACCGCGAGTCCGACCTCGCGCACCTGAAGGCGAAGGTCGACGCCGGCGTGCGCGTGCTGATCACGCAGCTGTTCTTCGACAACGCCGCCTACTACCGCTTCGTCGCGGACGCGCGCGCGGCCGGGATCGACGTCCCGATCGTGCCGGGGATCATGCCGATCATCTCGACGGCGGGCATCAAGCGGATGACCTCGCTGTGCGGCGCGAAGATCCCGCCGGCGCTGCTCGCGGCGCTGGAGCAGCGCGGCGACGACGCCGAGGCGGTCGCCGAGCTGGGCGTCGCCTACGCGACGCTCCAGTGCGCCGAGCTGCTCGCCAACGGCGCGCCCGGCATCCACTTCTACACGATCAACCGCTCGCCGGCGACGCGCGCGATCCTCTCGGCGCTGCGGCTGCAGCGGCCGTGGGACGCGAGCGCGGGCACCGAGCCCGCGCTGCGCGTCCTCGCCGGCTGACGTCAGCCGCCGACTCCCGGGATCGTCGGAACGCACGGCGGCGTTCTCGCGGTCGCGGGGTCGAGCGCGTTGAGCGTCAGGCGCAGCGCGCGGCGGTCGTAGGCGACGCCGAGGTGCTCGGTGAAGTTGATGATGCAGCCGCTCTGCAGCGTGATGTTCGTCGCGCCGCTGAGGAAGCCGTTCGTGTACGGGGTGACGACCTCGTCGTAGATCGAGGCGATCACCGTGTAGTTGACGCCGGCTATCGTGTCGCCGCCCGCGTCGAGCGTTCTGTTGAACGTCGAGCCCTGGCGCTGGTCCTCGAGCGCCGGACCGCCCGCTCTCAGCACCGCGGAGGCGCCGGGGATGAATCTCGCGAGCGTCGAGAGGCCGAGCAGCGTCGTGCCGTGGTTTGACGGCGTCAGGCCGACGAGCGTGTGGACCTTCGCGGCGCCGCCGAGGAACTTGATGTACCAGCGCGGCATCATCCCGCCTTGGGAGTGGCCGACGACGTCGACCTCTCTCGCGCCGGTCGCGGCGAGCACGCCGTCGACGAACGTCGACAGCTGTCTGGCGGAGTCCGGGATCGGCCCGAGCCCGAGGTAGGGGCCGGGCAGCCAGGCGCCGTAGTTGAGCGCGAAGACGCAGTAGCCGTTGTTCTTCAGCAGCGGCGAGAGTGCGCGCCAGTTGACGTTCTTGTTCTCGACCGTGCCGTGGACGAGCACGACGGGCCGCGGATGCGCGGCGCTCGGTCTGCAGCCGTAGTCGTTCGCGCCCGGCGGGTCGTCGTTCGGCGCGAACGTCCCGATCGCGAGCGCGGTCGGGAAGTTGTAGACGACGGGCAGATCGGCCCGAGCGGCCGGCGCGACGAGCGCGGCGAACAGCAGCACGACCACGGCGGCGCACACAGCGCCGATGCTGCCGCGGCGCAGGCGCGCGGCAGGCGACGAGATCCCCATCTCGTTCCTTTCGTTTGTTGACGGTCTCCCCCGACGTCGCGCAGCAGATCCGATTGATCAGCAGAAATCAAGTACAATCGAGCCGTGTCTGTAACACGGTTGCGTTCATCTGTGGCGAATGTCAGAGAACAGACCGGCTGCGGGCGCTATTCCGGATCCGCCGCGGCGGCCTTCGCACCCGGCGGAGGCTCGGGTCTGAGCGCGTGCGCGACGAGCGTTCTGCCGTCACGGACGTAGCGCACGTCGACGTTGTCGTGCTTGCGATACGTGCCTATGCCCCACGCGCCCCAGAACCAGCGCCAGAAGCCGAGCCTGCCCTCCTGCGCCAGCGCGCGCTTGAACAGCAGCACGTCGTCGACGACCTCGTAGTCGACGCCCTGCTGCTGCACGACGCCGTTGACGAAGACCTCGATCGGCGGCCTGACGCCGGCCGGAAGCTGTACGCGCCATCGCTCCATCCCGCCGCCAGCGTACCCTCCTCGCCGTGACCCATGTCGACGGCGACATCTCCTATCGCGTCCGGCGCTCCGATCGCGCGCGCCGGGTGCGGGTGCGGGTGGACGGCACGACCGGCATCGAAGTCGTGCTCCCGCGGCGCGCTCCCGAGCGCGAGGCGGCGGCCGCGGTGCGGCAGCTGCGGCCGTGGATCGAGCGGCGCGTCGCGGAGCTGGAGCGCACGCGCGCGCTCGTCGCGGCGCGCGGCGCGAGCGTGCCGTACCTCGGCGAGACGCTGCGGCTCGTCCCCGAGCGGGAGCGGACGCGCGTCCACCGCCGCGACGACCTGCTGCTCGTCCCCGCCGGCGACCACCGCGAGGCGGTCGAGCGCTGGTTCCGGCGCCGCGCGCAGGAGGAGATCGCGCCGCGGCTGGACCACGCGACCGCGGTCGCCGGGACCGAGTACTCGAAGCTGACGATCCGCGGCCAGAGAACCCGCTGGGCGAGCTGCTCCACCAACGGCGGGATGAGCTTCAACTGGCGCCTGCTGATGGCGCCCGCGCCGGTGCTCGACTACGTCGTCTGGCACGAGGTCTGCCACCTCGAGGTGATGGACCACTCGCCGCGCTTCTGGGCGCTCCTCGCCAGCCGCTGGCCCGACTACCGCGCCCACTCGGCGTGGCTGCGTCGTCACGGGGCGACGCTCGTGCTGTGAGCGCGGCCGTCGCGGCCGCTCCCCGCGTCGCGGTGGTCGGTCACGTCGAGTGGCTCGACATGGCGATCGTCGAGCGGCTCCCGCGCGCCGGCGAGATCGTGACGGCGTCCGAGCACCTCTCCGTCGCGGCCGGCGGCGGGGCCGTCGCCGCCGTCCAGATGCGCAAGCTCGCCGGTGGCGCGGACTTCTTCACCGCGCTCGGCGAGGACCGGCTCGGCGCGCGCAGCCTCGCGGAGCTGCGCGACGAGCAGGGGCTCGCCGTCCACACGACGGTCCACCCGCGCGCCCAGCGCCGCGCCTTCACGCACCTCGACGCGAGCGCCGAGCGGACGATCACGGTGCTCGGCGAGCGGCTGGTGCCGCACGGCGCCGATCCGCTGCCGTGGGAGCTGCTCGACGGCGCCGACGGCGTCTACTTCACCGGCGGCGACGCGGGTGCGGCCCGCGCCGCCCGGCGCGCCCGCGTCCTCGTCGCGACGGCGCGGGCGCCCGAGGGCCTGCTGGCGGCCGGCGTCGTGCCCGACGTGCTGATCGCGAGCGAAAGGGACGAGAAGGAGAGCGCCGGCGTGGCGGCGTTCGGCCCCGGTCCGCGCTGGACGGTCCTCACGCGCGGCGCCGACGGCGGCCGCTGGATCGGCGCGGACGGCAGCAGCGGGACGTGGGCGGCCGCGACGCCGCCCGCGCCGGCGGTCGACGCGTACGGCTGCGGCGACTCCTTCGCCGGGGCGCTCGCGTACGGCCTCGGCGCCGGCCTCACGCTCGCGGAGGCGCTCGCGCTCGCGGCCCGCTGCGGCGCCTGGTGCCTCACCGGCCGCGGCCCGTACGCCGCGCAGCTGACGCGCGAGCGGCTCGACGTGCGCGAGCGCGGCGGCGCCCCGCTCTAGCTGCTGGCTGGCGGTCAGCGCGCCGAGCGGTGCGGCGTACGGCCGCCGTGCCTACCCCGCGCCGGCCGCTCTACCCCGAGGTGGCCGCTCTACCCCGAGGTGGCCGCTTCGAGCACGCGGCGCAGCGCGGCGAGCGCCGACTCGCCGTCCTCGCGCGCGACGACGCTGCGGCGCAGTCGCCCGGTCCACGCCTCGGCGGAGCCGTCGCCGCGCACGTCGACGCCGGCGCGGACGCTCGGCATGAAGCGCTCGGGACCGCTCAGCTCGGCGCGCGCCGCGACCTGCGCGACCGGTTCGAACTGGCGCGAGCGGACGTCGATCGTCTGGCGCTCCGGGCGCGTGGAGAGCGCCAGCACGCTCGCCTGCAGCGCGTCGAGCGCCTCCTCCAGCGAGGCGAAGCTGTCGCGCTGGACGCGCGGTCCGTCGCGTACGACGAGGCGGTAGCGGTCGCCCATGCGGGCGAGCCTATCCGCCCGCGCCACGCTCGCGCCGCTGCGCCTGCCCTACGCCGCCTTCAGCTCGTACAGCAGCTCGCCCGAGCCGTCGCTCCACCGCGCGTACTCGAGCCTGCGGGAGATGCGGGCGAGGACGGCGCGCACGGCGGTGTTCTCG encodes:
- the metF gene encoding methylenetetrahydrofolate reductase [NAD(P)H], translating into MRIDEIIAAGGDPVFSFEFFPPKTEEGEARLFAALEALRPLEPAFVSVTWGAGGSTRAKTIDIVSRIRANHDLEAMAHFTCVGATTDDLRGDVARMRDAGIENVLALRGDPPQGETTFVATEGGLSYSSELTALVGETYPEACLVGACYPEVHSEAADRESDLAHLKAKVDAGVRVLITQLFFDNAAYYRFVADARAAGIDVPIVPGIMPIISTAGIKRMTSLCGAKIPPALLAALEQRGDDAEAVAELGVAYATLQCAELLANGAPGIHFYTINRSPATRAILSALRLQRPWDASAGTEPALRVLAG
- a CDS encoding esterase/lipase family protein, which produces MGISSPAARLRRGSIGAVCAAVVVLLFAALVAPAARADLPVVYNFPTALAIGTFAPNDDPPGANDYGCRPSAAHPRPVVLVHGTVENKNVNWRALSPLLKNNGYCVFALNYGAWLPGPYLGLGPIPDSARQLSTFVDGVLAATGAREVDVVGHSQGGMMPRWYIKFLGGAAKVHTLVGLTPSNHGTTLLGLSTLARFIPGASAVLRAGGPALEDQRQGSTFNRTLDAGGDTIAGVNYTVIASIYDEVVTPYTNGFLSGATNITLQSGCIINFTEHLGVAYDRRALRLTLNALDPATARTPPCVPTIPGVGG
- a CDS encoding M48 family metallopeptidase; amino-acid sequence: MTHVDGDISYRVRRSDRARRVRVRVDGTTGIEVVLPRRAPEREAAAAVRQLRPWIERRVAELERTRALVAARGASVPYLGETLRLVPERERTRVHRRDDLLLVPAGDHREAVERWFRRRAQEEIAPRLDHATAVAGTEYSKLTIRGQRTRWASCSTNGGMSFNWRLLMAPAPVLDYVVWHEVCHLEVMDHSPRFWALLASRWPDYRAHSAWLRRHGATLVL
- a CDS encoding PfkB family carbohydrate kinase is translated as MSAAVAAAPRVAVVGHVEWLDMAIVERLPRAGEIVTASEHLSVAAGGGAVAAVQMRKLAGGADFFTALGEDRLGARSLAELRDEQGLAVHTTVHPRAQRRAFTHLDASAERTITVLGERLVPHGADPLPWELLDGADGVYFTGGDAGAARAARRARVLVATARAPEGLLAAGVVPDVLIASERDEKESAGVAAFGPGPRWTVLTRGADGGRWIGADGSSGTWAAATPPAPAVDAYGCGDSFAGALAYGLGAGLTLAEALALAARCGAWCLTGRGPYAAQLTRERLDVRERGGAPL